One region of Triticum aestivum cultivar Chinese Spring chromosome 6B, IWGSC CS RefSeq v2.1, whole genome shotgun sequence genomic DNA includes:
- the LOC123133759 gene encoding uncharacterized protein has translation MTSGFSSISHSGQVPDGVCVRSTRTSGRQIAQVGSSPMLDPGGASSCWLELGCKRVDGSMPHKHCAMLSPTPWLQGGRVRHDHQFGDLRHCSCHYHGHLHHCVIRQQPLAQGKATGVEASEMLCPGDCEKGKCLCGFC, from the exons ATGACAAGCGGGTTCAGTTCGATCTCGCATAGTGGGCAGGTCCCCGATGGTGTGTGCGTCAGGTCTACTCGCACGAGTGGACGTCAGATCGCGCAAGTGGGTAGCTCCCCAATG CTCGACCCAGGAGGTGCTAGCTCATGCTGGCTGGAACTAGGATGCAAAAGGGTTGACGGATCCATGCCGCACAAGCACTG CGCCATGCTCAGTCCAACCCCGTGGCTTCAGGGTGGTCGAGTTCGTCACGACCATCAGTTCGGAGACCTGCGTCACTGCTCGTGTCACTACCATGGCCACTTGCATCACTGCGTGATCCGTCAACAGCCTCTTGCACAAGGAAAAGCAACAGGAGTAGAGGCGTCTGAGATGCTCTGTCCTGGCGACTGTGAGAAAGGCAAGTGCTTATGCGGCTTTTGCTGA